The genomic DNA CAGCTAAAATATAATGTTATGCGCTCATGAAAATAATGTGAGGTGGTTTTATGAAGCTAAAAGTAATTGTTCATGAAGCAGAAGAAGGTGGTTATGGAGTAAGCTATGAAAAAATCAAAACAAGTTTTACCGGAATTTGTGGTTTGTATCAATAACATAGATTATCCGGCATCATTAGAACTTCATAAAATTTACCGTGTGCTTCCAGATGAAGATGTTGCTGCCGAAGGGGATATTCGAATTATTGATGAGAGCGGAGAAGATTATTTGTACCCTTCTTCCTATTTTGTTCCCATCCAAGTTCCTCAATCGATTGAAGAGTCGTTACTTAGGGCGTCATAATTTGAACCTGTGCCGAACATCAGCTTGGAGAAGGATGTCCGTTAAGCTTAAACGATACGCTATGGTTCAAAGGGGAGATAATGAAACTGAACTTTGAGTGGGATGAAGAGAAAGCCAAAGCGAATCTCAAAAAGCATAAAGTCAGTTTTGATGAAGCCACAACGGTTTTCTTTGATCCCTTTTCAATTACGATCTCTGACCCAGACCATTCAGTGGAGGAGCAGCGGTATATTGATATTGGTAGTTCTGATAAGGGCCATGTACTGGTAGTGGTTTATACCGAACGAGGCTCGAACATACGTATTATCAGTAGTCGTAAGGCAGCCCTATCAGAGCGGAAACTTTATCAGGAAGGAAGTAACTAAAATGGTACTAATGGAGGAGAACAATATGCGTGCTGAATACGATTTTAAAGGAGGAGTGCGTGGCAAGCATTACAGAGCCATGCAAGATGGGTATACGATTACTATTCATAAGGCGGATGGCACCACTATTACTAAGGACGTGATGCCAAAAGAGGGCGCGGTTGTTCTGGCGCCAGATATTCGCGCGTATTTCCCAGACTCGGAATCTGTGAATAGGGCTTTGCGGTGTTTAATTCCACTGCTGCCCCAAAAGCGCAGGGCAAAGGCGAAAAAGGCCTGACAAGTCGCAGCAACCAATGCGGACGGGAATTTTTAAATCTCCTTGACGGTGTTACCCCGATGCCATTAATAGGGGTAATCTAAATTGTTTTTGTTTTCATCCGGAAACTGCCAAATCCCCCCACCCCCCCTTTTTTGCTAAAGGGTGGAAATATTGAAATCCCCCTTTGGAAAAGGGAGATACAGGGAGATTTTCGGGTGTAATCTAAATCCTTTCTATTGTCAGCCCATCTATGTTCCACCTCTCACGCAAATGAAAAAGGACGATCGGGTGTCCTTGCAAAAGCGTTGAGCAGGCCGTCATAAATCTTGACATGCGACCTGTTTATGGACTATATTTAGTCATACGAAAGAAAGGGAGGCAACCCATGAAACTGTCCAGCCGGATTAGGCCCATCAGTTACCTGAAGGCCCATGCCGCCGAAATCGTAAGGAAGCTGGGTGAGCAGCGGGAGCCGCTGGTCATTACCCAGAACGGCGAAGCCAAGGTGGTCATTCAGGACATTGAAAGCTACGAACAAACCCAGGAAACCATGGCTCTCCTAAAAATACTGGCACTCGGGACCCGTCAGATCGAGGAAGGCAAGGTCCAGCCCGCTGAGGATGTGATCAAACGCTTACGCGAGCGACGGGAGACTCGCTGATGCCGTTCGCGGTTTTGCTGACCAATGACGCAGCACGTGACCTCGACGAGCTTTATGGCTATATCGCCCGGCACGATGCGCCTCAAAAAGCGGACTACGTTTTGAAGCAGATCGAGAAAGCCTTCTCCAGGCTGTCCGAATTCCCCGAGCGGGGCGCCTATCCGAAAGAACTGCTGGCGCTGGGGATTCGGGAATACCGCGAGGTTTTTTTCAAACCCTACCGTATCATTTACCGAGTCATGGACAAGAACGTCTATGTTCTGCTGATCGCCGATGGCCGCCGTGATATGCAGACGCTGTTGCAGCGGCGATTGCTAGACGCGTAATGCACAGCGCCGGAATGGATTCTTGTTCACTACTTCTGCGCCTTTTCTACCTTGGCCCAGGAATCACGTAAGGACACGGTTCGGTTAAATACCAGTCTTTGATTAGACGAATCCACGGAATCCACACAGAAATAGCCCTGCCGCTCGAACTGGTACCGGTTTCCGGGAACGGCGCCGGCCAGACCCGGTTCGACCCGGCACGAGGTCAATATTTCCAACGAGTTCGGGTTTAAATCAGTCCTGAAATCCTGACCATCCTCGCCCGGCTCCGGCTTCAGGAAAAGATGATCGTACAGGCGCACCTCGGCCTCCAGCGCGTGGGCAGCCGAGACCCAGTGCAGCGTGGCCTTGACCTTGCGCCCGTCCGGAGAGTCCCCGCCGCGCGTCTCCGGGTCATAGGTGCAGTGCAGTTCCACCACTTCGCCGGTCTGTTCGTCCTTAACCACCCCCACACAGGTGATAAAGTACGCATAACGCAGCCGTACCTCCCGGCCCGGGGCCAGACGGTAGAATTTTTTGGGTGGGTCTTCACGAAAGTCCTCTTGTTCAATGTACAGCACACGGGAAAAAGGGACCTTGCGTGACCCCATGCCGGGATCCTCCGGGTTGTTCACGGCCTCCAGTTCTTCCACTTGGCCTTCCGGGTAGTTGTCAATTACCACCCGGAGTGGCCGCAATACCCCCATGACCCGCGGGGCGCGTTTGTTTAGATCTTCGCGGAGGCAGTGCTCGATCAGGGCCATATCAACTGTGCTATCCCTCTTGGCTACCCCGATGCGTTCACAAAAGTTTTGGATGGACTCGGGCGTGTAGCCGCGTCTCCGCACACCGGCCAGGGTAGGCATGCGCGGATCATCCCAGCCGGTGACATGCCCTCCTTCCACCAATTGCACGAGCTTTCGCTTACTGAGCACGGTGTAGCTGAGATTAAGACGGGCAAACTCGATCTGCTGCGGATGATGGACGCCTAATTGATCGAGGAACCAGTCATAGAGCGGCCGATGGTCTTCAAATTCCAGCGTACAGATGGAATGGGTGATCCCCTCGATGGAATCCGAAAAACAGTGGGCAAAGTCGTACATCGGATAAATGCGCCACTTATCGCCGGTCCGGTGGTGTGTGGCCCGGAGAATACGGTACATGACCGGGTCCCGCATATTTAAGTTGCCGGAGGCCATATCGATTTTGGCGCGAAGAACCCGGGAACCGTCCTCAAACGCCCCGGCCCGCATGCGCTCGAATAAGTCCATGTTCTCTTCGACCGAACGTTTTCGATACGGACTATCCTTGCCGGGCGCGGTCAAAGTACCACGGTACTCCCGGATCTCCTCCGCACTCAGGTCGCAAACATACGCCTTACCAACCTTGATTAACTGCACGGCGTACCGGTAGAGTTGTTCAAAGTAGTCTGAGGCGTAGAACAGCCGGTCAGCCCAATCAAATCCCAGCCACCGGACGTCTGCCTTGATCGATTCTACGTATTCAATTTCCTCTTTGGTGGGATTGGTGTCATCGAAGCGCAGATTGCAAAGGCCTTTGTATTCGGCGGCCAGACCGAAATTGAGGCAGATAGATTTGGCATGCCCGATGTGCAGATAGCCGTTCGGCTCCGGTGGGAACCGGGTGTGGACCCGCCCCTGGTTCTTGTTGGCCTTCAGGTCTTCCTCGATGATATTACGGATAAAATTGGGTGTAGGCTTTGCGTCAATAGTGGTCATGTTTACCAGTTCCTTCTATAAAAACATCATTGCTGTCCAAATTGCTGATTCACGTGCTGTGGCCTTCAAATCCCCCTTGATCCCCCTTTTCAAAGGGGGAAAATACCGTTAACCCCCTCTTTGGAAAAGAGGGGTCAGAGGAGATTTTAAATTTTTTTTAGACAGATCGAGATTGATTCCAGTTCTCAAGATGCGTTGTGCGCTGTCAGTATGATATCTATATCCTAATTTTTTGCTTATTTCAATTGATTCGATAAAGGGTAAGGATGAAGGGGAGGGTATAGGTTTCAAAGGCTTGACACAGGTACTGGCCAGGATTAATTTAATAACAAATGAGTGATGGTCTAGAATGAAATAGCTCATCGCATATTGTAAAGAAATACTTAGGGCCAATCTCTCGAAATTTTTTATCATAAAAAGGGGGGTATATGGTATGGGTATTCGCGAAAAGCTTGGGTTAAGCAGTGACGAGCCATTGAGCATTGCCTGGGACATCACCCCGGCAGATACCTTCGGCATTTTCGAAAGCTGGGGCGGCAAGATACACGTCCGCAGCAACAAGGAACGGTACTACTATTTTTACATCGACGGCTGGAAAACGCCTCCACAGCTTCTTCTGATGGAGCGCGGGGTGAAGCATGCCCGGATCCTGGCCCGGATCGATGCCCCCCAGGACATGGTCGACGCCTGCGTGGCCGGTCAGGGTAGAGGCGAAACCGACCGGAGTTATGCCATTGATGACGCCTTGCGAAGCTGGCTGCAGGCCAATGTCATTGAGGCCCACGATACGTCAAAGGTGCTCCCTCTGGAGAGCGAATTGGTGGAGGAGCCACTGGAAACAGGCCTTCCGGGAAAAGATGAACCGCAACCTGCAATCGAGCCGGTAACGCTGCGGTCTGAACCGGCCGTTATCAGCGAAGATGAGGTACCGGACATCATACGCCGGAACGGGTTCTACGACAGCTACCACAATGCGTCCGGGGATTTTGCCAATCACCTCGTCGACAACGGCGACGGCCTCACGGTGACAGATTTGAAGACCGGCATCCAGTGGCAACGGGGCGGATGCGATATCGCCGCCATGCCCAGCATCCAGAGATATGTGGTGGCACTGAATGAACATAGTTTCGCCCGGTTTAATGACTGGCGGCTGCCGACCATGGAAGAGGCTTTATCGCTTATGGAGCCCGCGCCAAGCGGAAACGGTCTCCATCTGCATCCCTGTTTCTCCAAGTTGCAGCCTTTCATCATTCTGGCCGATCAGCGCAAATCCGGCGGCTACTGGTTCGTCGACTATAAGCAGGCCACCGTCTTCTGGGGGTCGGGCATACGGGGCGCCTTTGGCCGGGTCTGCCGGAGCCTATAGCCTGTTTAGAGCCATCTGCGGTCAGGACCACTAAAGAGTTCTCGCAAAACTGAGGGCGCTCCTCTGGATGCTGCACTGAAGCTGCGACTGGATGAACTCAGTGGAATTTGCCGC from Desulfovibrionales bacterium includes the following:
- a CDS encoding BrnT family toxin, with product MKLNFEWDEEKAKANLKKHKVSFDEATTVFFDPFSITISDPDHSVEEQRYIDIGSSDKGHVLVVVYTERGSNIRIISSRKAALSERKLYQEGSN
- a CDS encoding type II toxin-antitoxin system Phd/YefM family antitoxin, whose translation is MRPVYGLYLVIRKKGRQPMKLSSRIRPISYLKAHAAEIVRKLGEQREPLVITQNGEAKVVIQDIESYEQTQETMALLKILALGTRQIEEGKVQPAEDVIKRLRERRETR
- a CDS encoding DUF1566 domain-containing protein encodes the protein MGIREKLGLSSDEPLSIAWDITPADTFGIFESWGGKIHVRSNKERYYYFYIDGWKTPPQLLLMERGVKHARILARIDAPQDMVDACVAGQGRGETDRSYAIDDALRSWLQANVIEAHDTSKVLPLESELVEEPLETGLPGKDEPQPAIEPVTLRSEPAVISEDEVPDIIRRNGFYDSYHNASGDFANHLVDNGDGLTVTDLKTGIQWQRGGCDIAAMPSIQRYVVALNEHSFARFNDWRLPTMEEALSLMEPAPSGNGLHLHPCFSKLQPFIILADQRKSGGYWFVDYKQATVFWGSGIRGAFGRVCRSL
- a CDS encoding type II toxin-antitoxin system RelE/ParE family toxin, with the protein product MPFAVLLTNDAARDLDELYGYIARHDAPQKADYVLKQIEKAFSRLSEFPERGAYPKELLALGIREYREVFFKPYRIIYRVMDKNVYVLLIADGRRDMQTLLQRRLLDA
- a CDS encoding glutamine--tRNA ligase/YqeY domain fusion protein, with translation MTTIDAKPTPNFIRNIIEEDLKANKNQGRVHTRFPPEPNGYLHIGHAKSICLNFGLAAEYKGLCNLRFDDTNPTKEEIEYVESIKADVRWLGFDWADRLFYASDYFEQLYRYAVQLIKVGKAYVCDLSAEEIREYRGTLTAPGKDSPYRKRSVEENMDLFERMRAGAFEDGSRVLRAKIDMASGNLNMRDPVMYRILRATHHRTGDKWRIYPMYDFAHCFSDSIEGITHSICTLEFEDHRPLYDWFLDQLGVHHPQQIEFARLNLSYTVLSKRKLVQLVEGGHVTGWDDPRMPTLAGVRRRGYTPESIQNFCERIGVAKRDSTVDMALIEHCLREDLNKRAPRVMGVLRPLRVVIDNYPEGQVEELEAVNNPEDPGMGSRKVPFSRVLYIEQEDFREDPPKKFYRLAPGREVRLRYAYFITCVGVVKDEQTGEVVELHCTYDPETRGGDSPDGRKVKATLHWVSAAHALEAEVRLYDHLFLKPEPGEDGQDFRTDLNPNSLEILTSCRVEPGLAGAVPGNRYQFERQGYFCVDSVDSSNQRLVFNRTVSLRDSWAKVEKAQK